One Parachlamydia sp. AcF125 DNA segment encodes these proteins:
- a CDS encoding ATP-binding protein codes for MFSFRQKILIAYIIIFLIFTALLYPFISSTVKKLVIKAMEERATELIARIKSAPDHEALVRRLKYQKSAFFFRVSVISTDHKVLYDSHTKRLLGLRFRQDYVVSHPEVLEAFKNGYGYHEAYSNLLSQKFVYIAKAFDFHGKTYVLRTAFPYYYVADLTHDFEVNFLALSTAILLLFSLMTWFIINYLTRPIEQILRIVKPFQSGQDTSIPEIQLSWSGRTDEFGQLAETLNALSAKIKNHISNLTSERKEKETILESLMEGVVAVNPNMTVTYANNKACEWLELRPEQLVGSPFSLTGQSKCYALLSACQHEKHPLTDNIQLKSRQEKLYLDVIAAPKTDNTGAILVLQDKSSHYKILEMRKDFIANASHELKTPITIIHGFAEALNDNPDLPLPVREEILGKIVRNCQRMATLIKNLLTISDIEHLPSSRLIECDLSQLVKNCIHTIKDRFPEAQMTLIKSDDILLTADIDLMEMAVLNLLENAVKYSKPPAKITLALSKIDNIAKLTIADEGIGIPAQEIEHIFERFYTVNKVHSQKMGGSGLGLSIVQTIIEKHFGKIYVASELDKGTTFTICLPIHRDIQVK; via the coding sequence ATGTTTAGCTTTCGTCAAAAAATTCTAATCGCCTATATTATCATTTTCTTAATCTTTACGGCTTTGCTTTATCCTTTTATCTCCTCTACAGTCAAAAAGCTGGTGATCAAGGCCATGGAAGAGCGGGCAACAGAATTGATTGCGCGGATAAAATCTGCTCCCGATCATGAAGCCTTAGTGAGAAGATTGAAATACCAAAAATCCGCGTTTTTTTTTCGTGTCAGCGTGATTTCCACCGACCATAAAGTCTTGTACGATTCCCATACTAAGCGTTTGCTGGGGTTGCGCTTTAGACAAGATTATGTTGTTTCCCATCCTGAAGTGTTAGAAGCCTTTAAAAATGGGTATGGTTACCATGAAGCATATTCCAATCTTCTTTCCCAAAAATTTGTCTACATTGCTAAGGCGTTCGATTTTCATGGCAAAACATATGTCCTCCGCACGGCATTTCCCTATTATTATGTGGCAGACCTCACCCATGACTTTGAAGTAAATTTTTTAGCCCTTTCTACAGCCATCCTTCTGCTGTTTAGCTTGATGACTTGGTTTATCATCAATTACTTAACAAGGCCTATTGAGCAAATTCTGCGTATCGTCAAGCCTTTCCAAAGTGGTCAAGATACTTCTATTCCAGAAATCCAATTAAGCTGGTCTGGCCGGACGGATGAATTCGGGCAACTAGCTGAAACGCTTAATGCTTTATCAGCAAAAATTAAAAATCACATTAGCAATCTTACTTCTGAAAGAAAAGAAAAAGAAACCATTTTGGAATCTTTAATGGAAGGGGTGGTAGCTGTAAATCCTAACATGACAGTCACGTATGCAAATAATAAGGCGTGTGAATGGTTAGAATTACGCCCAGAACAGCTTGTCGGGAGTCCTTTCAGCCTGACAGGGCAATCCAAATGCTACGCTTTGCTCTCAGCCTGCCAACACGAAAAGCATCCTTTAACAGACAATATTCAACTTAAATCCCGCCAAGAGAAGCTTTATTTAGATGTCATTGCAGCGCCCAAGACTGATAATACGGGGGCCATTTTGGTGTTACAAGATAAATCGTCCCATTATAAAATCTTAGAAATGAGAAAAGACTTCATTGCCAATGCTTCCCATGAGCTTAAAACTCCCATTACCATTATTCACGGTTTTGCCGAAGCGCTAAACGATAATCCAGACCTTCCTCTTCCCGTCAGGGAAGAAATTTTGGGAAAAATCGTGCGCAATTGTCAAAGGATGGCCACGCTCATTAAAAACTTGTTAACCATTTCTGATATTGAACATCTCCCCTCTTCCCGCCTGATCGAATGCGACCTTTCTCAATTAGTGAAAAATTGCATCCATACCATCAAAGATAGGTTTCCAGAAGCCCAAATGACTTTAATTAAATCGGACGATATTCTCTTAACGGCGGATATAGATCTCATGGAAATGGCGGTGCTCAACCTATTAGAAAACGCAGTTAAATATTCAAAGCCTCCTGCAAAAATCACCCTCGCTCTTTCAAAAATAGACAATATCGCTAAGCTTACAATCGCAGACGAGGGAATCGGGATTCCAGCTCAAGAGATTGAGCATATTTTTGAACGTTTTTACACCGTGAATAAAGTCCATTCTCAAAAAATGGGAGGATCGGGTCTAGGGTTATCGATCGTTCAGACTATCATTGAGAAACATTTTGGAAAAATTTATGTCGCCTCAGAATTAGATAAGGGAACAACCTTTACTATCTGCCTTCCGATTCATAGAGATATTCAAGTAAAATAA
- a CDS encoding Xaa-Pro peptidase family protein: MPTPSKERLAALFSQLPCDALLIEDEINLLYLLGFPISSGTILLHPHHSYLLVDGRYYEQCLKRSPFPVLLAQEHALSSLLNELPSITTLGFSSSETSYLRFLGLQEEIRKASHPLSLAPLDSPLRPLRAIKTVEEMGLLRQAAILGSQGFDYVCRLLKEGIAEAQIALELELFWKRHGAKGVAFEPIIAFGTNSSMPHHRAGSTQLKKGHPVLIDIGVTYAHYHSDMTRTLFFGHVEPQLLPLYDCVFQAQQAALHLCRPGTPIGALDLAARNLIAEAGYGENFTHSLGHGIGLAVHEFPILRNKPPYADVLLEAGMVITLEPGIYLPKVGGIRIEDTIIITEKGYENLTNRSKEILIL; this comes from the coding sequence ATGCCCACACCTTCTAAAGAACGCTTAGCCGCCTTATTTTCTCAGCTTCCGTGTGATGCCCTGCTGATCGAAGATGAAATTAACCTTTTATATTTACTTGGATTTCCTATCTCATCCGGCACAATTTTGCTTCACCCTCATCATAGTTATCTCCTTGTCGATGGCCGTTATTATGAGCAATGTCTTAAGCGCAGCCCTTTTCCTGTTTTGCTTGCCCAAGAACATGCTTTAAGCTCTCTTTTAAACGAACTTCCTTCTATTACAACCCTAGGATTTTCAAGCAGCGAAACAAGCTACCTGCGCTTTTTAGGCCTCCAAGAGGAGATACGAAAAGCTTCACATCCCCTTTCTCTAGCTCCCCTTGATTCACCTTTGCGACCTTTGCGTGCCATTAAAACAGTTGAAGAAATGGGCTTACTTCGCCAAGCAGCCATCTTAGGATCACAAGGATTTGATTATGTGTGTAGATTGTTAAAAGAAGGGATCGCAGAAGCACAAATCGCCCTTGAGCTTGAGCTATTTTGGAAAAGGCATGGAGCAAAGGGAGTGGCCTTTGAACCTATTATTGCTTTTGGAACGAATAGCTCGATGCCTCACCATCGGGCAGGATCTACTCAGCTTAAGAAAGGGCATCCTGTTTTAATCGACATTGGGGTAACATATGCCCACTATCATTCAGATATGACGCGCACCCTTTTTTTTGGCCATGTAGAACCTCAGCTATTGCCTCTATACGATTGCGTATTCCAAGCCCAACAAGCGGCTTTACATTTATGCCGTCCTGGCACTCCCATCGGAGCATTGGATTTAGCTGCAAGAAATCTCATTGCAGAGGCTGGTTATGGGGAAAATTTTACTCATAGCTTAGGGCATGGAATTGGATTAGCAGTACATGAATTCCCTATTCTCCGCAATAAACCTCCTTATGCAGATGTTCTTTTAGAAGCTGGGATGGTGATCACTCTTGAGCCAGGGATTTACCTTCCAAAAGTAGGGGGTATTCGCATTGAAGATACGATCATTATTACAGAAAAGGGATATGAAAATCTGACTAACCGCTCGAAAGAGATCCTCATCTTATAA
- the mutL gene encoding DNA mismatch repair endonuclease MutL yields the protein MPSKIRILDEHTINKIAAGEVIENPASVVKEIIENAIDAGATEICVEIQEGGRQLIRISDNGYGMTEDDALLSLERHATSKLREVEDMETLSTMGFRGEAIPSIAAISKFMLLTSPASGETEEDKLKGTLILAEGGKILRCCPAARSPGTTVEVKSLFFNVPVRRKFQKSPTYDTHEILKILTLQSLAHPDIQFELISNQETLLKTPLPQPTSPFSEKLRERIQAVLGQEFSQDVCFVEGEKEGCKITGYIGYPSVSRPNRTGQFLFINQRAVTSPSISFAVREGYGTALATNRYPLFILHLSLPGALVDVNVHPQKKEVRLRQESLIKELIISSVQRALYPSNQESTPISFAAPLSFTPPFEEREQLDNPPPLSFGSLGGHFFDYSLLKESSYPTNYPQKACAEIEPTKNQEEAPLPESLPLSPQKNVPLVLTTIKGFILTHYTNAFPSSKPAEIGIGLIDQRAAHFRILFEQLQKVSPPFSIQTLLIPYTLETTPLEASLLKEYLPEFNAMGIQIKEFGPTTFIIDGIPSLFGNSDISLFVDKLMKGLTEMHQSASFKKEREKYLAQIASKSAIRKDHLLSIQEAQNLVRQLWKCDSPFYCPFGKPIAIHLSREEIARQFQP from the coding sequence ATGCCTTCCAAAATCCGTATTTTAGACGAACACACCATCAATAAAATTGCTGCAGGCGAAGTTATCGAGAACCCCGCCTCGGTCGTAAAAGAGATCATTGAAAATGCGATCGATGCGGGAGCGACTGAGATTTGTGTCGAAATTCAAGAAGGGGGAAGGCAGTTAATTCGAATTTCTGATAATGGATATGGGATGACCGAAGATGATGCGCTTTTATCGCTGGAAAGGCACGCGACTTCCAAACTGAGGGAAGTTGAGGATATGGAAACATTGAGTACCATGGGCTTTCGAGGAGAAGCCATTCCTTCGATTGCGGCTATCTCTAAATTTATGCTCCTTACATCCCCCGCTTCTGGCGAAACTGAGGAAGATAAATTAAAAGGCACGCTGATTTTAGCAGAAGGGGGAAAAATTCTTCGGTGTTGTCCAGCTGCTCGCTCACCAGGAACAACAGTTGAAGTAAAATCTCTTTTTTTTAACGTCCCTGTCCGCAGAAAATTTCAAAAATCTCCCACCTATGATACCCATGAAATTCTTAAAATTTTAACCCTGCAATCCCTTGCACACCCTGACATTCAATTCGAGCTGATTAGTAATCAGGAAACCCTTTTAAAAACGCCCCTTCCTCAACCAACTTCCCCTTTTTCTGAAAAATTAAGGGAAAGAATTCAGGCAGTTTTGGGGCAGGAGTTTTCGCAAGATGTGTGCTTTGTGGAAGGGGAAAAAGAGGGATGCAAAATAACCGGCTATATCGGCTACCCTTCGGTGAGCCGTCCAAATCGCACCGGCCAGTTTCTTTTTATTAATCAACGGGCCGTGACAAGCCCCTCTATCTCTTTTGCTGTGCGCGAAGGATATGGAACCGCACTTGCAACTAATCGGTATCCTTTATTCATTTTGCATTTATCCCTCCCAGGCGCTTTGGTGGATGTAAATGTGCATCCTCAAAAAAAAGAAGTTCGCTTGAGGCAAGAATCGCTCATTAAAGAATTGATTATTTCTTCTGTGCAAAGAGCTTTATATCCTTCCAACCAGGAAAGCACCCCTATTAGCTTTGCTGCCCCTTTGAGTTTTACTCCTCCTTTTGAAGAGAGGGAACAATTGGACAATCCCCCTCCCCTCTCTTTTGGAAGTTTAGGTGGACATTTTTTTGACTATTCTCTTTTGAAGGAATCGAGCTATCCTACAAATTACCCCCAAAAAGCCTGTGCGGAAATAGAACCCACGAAAAACCAAGAAGAAGCCCCTCTCCCCGAGTCTCTTCCTCTTTCCCCGCAAAAAAACGTCCCTCTCGTCCTCACAACAATCAAAGGCTTTATTTTGACCCATTATACCAATGCCTTTCCTTCGAGTAAACCCGCCGAGATCGGCATCGGGTTGATCGATCAGCGTGCCGCTCATTTTCGTATTTTATTTGAACAATTGCAGAAAGTTTCCCCCCCATTTTCTATTCAAACTCTTTTAATCCCTTATACCCTTGAAACGACTCCTTTAGAAGCCTCCTTACTAAAAGAGTATCTTCCCGAATTTAATGCCATGGGAATTCAAATCAAGGAATTTGGGCCGACAACTTTTATTATCGACGGCATACCTAGCCTCTTTGGGAATAGCGATATCTCCCTTTTTGTGGATAAGCTGATGAAAGGTTTGACAGAAATGCACCAATCGGCTTCTTTTAAAAAAGAAAGGGAGAAGTATTTAGCTCAAATTGCAAGTAAATCAGCAATTAGAAAAGACCATCTTCTTTCCATACAAGAAGCTCAAAATCTTGTGCGGCAGCTTTGGAAATGTGACTCTCCCTTTTATTGTCCTTTTGGAAAACCAATCGCCATCCATCTTTCACGCGAAGAAATTGCAAGGCAATTTCAACCATGA
- a CDS encoding MFS transporter, with product MPKAKNRMVKALRRVNKKSLNQPIIRRVSSFTYLNVTQFLGALNDNIYKLLIVYFFIQLEGIENSHKILAMTGAIFVLPFLLFSASSGTLADRFSKRNIIVLTKVFELVIMGFGILAFLYESKWGSCCILFLLATQSAVFGPSKYGILPELVETDKISKANGLMSSFTFLAIILGTFSASFLLDITGRDFIVASLFCTLIAFVGMLTSFCIEYTPPAGSSKRFNIRFLHEIYDILLFARHEPSLLAAILGSAFFLFLGAFVQLNMIPYAVQSLHLTDIQGGYLFLLTAMGIGTGSLVAGKISGKIVELGLVPLAGMGIVFSCYLMDLFSDHLAVILPLVVVLGMFGGIYQIPLDSYIQVASPNKYRGQVIAATNFLSFFGVLCASCLLYILAEIFGLGADKGFTIIGNISLIVTIAVTFQFFDYLSRFVAMVLSRLHFKIRFHGIENIPKAPAIYVCTHTAWNDTLLLLGAQRRRIRFFIEHEQEHTKWFKRFYHLLRVVQIPSIQPLQNNAQCLADIKKTLDRGSSVCIFVENENVCEELYALEQAYSIQKILKDTPYQIIPVAIEKGEKESSSPFFTRLLEKFRVPASISFGAVVCKNFPNGQLVSQ from the coding sequence ATGCCAAAAGCAAAAAATCGGATGGTGAAAGCTCTTCGAAGAGTTAACAAAAAGAGCTTGAATCAACCTATAATTCGCCGAGTTTCCTCATTTACTTATTTGAATGTTACCCAATTTTTAGGCGCTTTGAATGATAACATCTACAAGCTCTTAATTGTTTATTTTTTCATTCAGTTAGAAGGAATAGAAAATAGCCATAAAATATTAGCGATGACCGGGGCTATTTTCGTGCTGCCGTTTCTTTTGTTTTCAGCTTCATCGGGAACGCTTGCCGATCGATTTAGTAAACGAAATATCATTGTTTTAACAAAAGTCTTCGAATTAGTCATCATGGGATTCGGCATCTTGGCTTTCCTGTACGAAAGCAAATGGGGGTCTTGTTGTATCTTATTTTTGCTGGCTACTCAAAGTGCAGTTTTTGGTCCTTCTAAGTATGGGATTTTGCCCGAGCTGGTAGAAACAGATAAAATTTCCAAGGCTAATGGTTTAATGTCCTCCTTTACCTTTTTGGCCATCATATTGGGAACCTTTTCCGCTTCGTTTTTGCTCGACATCACGGGTCGAGATTTTATTGTCGCCTCCCTCTTTTGTACCTTAATTGCTTTTGTGGGCATGTTGACAAGTTTTTGTATTGAATATACGCCCCCTGCTGGATCGTCTAAAAGGTTTAATATTCGCTTTCTTCATGAGATTTATGACATCCTTCTGTTTGCCCGCCATGAACCCTCTCTTTTAGCCGCTATTCTCGGTTCTGCTTTCTTTCTCTTTTTAGGAGCATTTGTGCAGCTAAATATGATTCCTTATGCGGTTCAATCTCTCCATTTAACCGACATTCAGGGAGGCTATCTCTTTTTATTAACGGCCATGGGAATAGGAACTGGCTCTTTAGTAGCGGGCAAGATTTCTGGAAAAATTGTGGAATTAGGACTCGTTCCTCTAGCAGGCATGGGAATTGTCTTTAGTTGTTATTTAATGGACCTTTTTTCAGATCATTTAGCAGTGATTCTGCCCTTGGTGGTGGTTTTGGGAATGTTTGGGGGGATCTATCAAATTCCTTTAGACTCTTATATTCAAGTGGCTAGTCCCAACAAATATCGAGGTCAAGTGATTGCGGCAACCAACTTTTTAAGTTTTTTTGGTGTGCTTTGCGCCTCCTGTCTTCTTTATATTTTAGCGGAAATTTTTGGTCTAGGAGCAGACAAAGGATTTACCATTATTGGAAACATTTCCTTAATCGTTACCATCGCTGTCACTTTCCAATTTTTTGATTATCTGAGCCGATTTGTGGCAATGGTTCTTTCCCGTTTACATTTTAAAATCCGGTTCCATGGAATAGAGAACATCCCGAAAGCCCCAGCAATTTACGTGTGCACGCACACTGCTTGGAATGATACTTTACTTTTGTTGGGAGCCCAAAGACGCCGCATCAGATTTTTTATTGAGCACGAGCAAGAGCACACCAAATGGTTTAAACGCTTTTACCACTTGTTACGGGTGGTGCAAATTCCCTCTATTCAGCCGCTTCAAAATAATGCGCAGTGCTTGGCAGATATTAAAAAAACTTTAGATCGGGGAAGCTCCGTGTGCATTTTTGTGGAAAACGAAAATGTGTGCGAAGAACTCTATGCCTTAGAGCAGGCTTACTCGATTCAAAAAATTTTAAAAGACACCCCTTACCAAATTATTCCGGTTGCCATTGAGAAAGGGGAAAAAGAATCGTCTTCCCCTTTTTTCACTCGATTGCTAGAAAAGTTTCGCGTGCCCGCCTCCATTTCGTTTGGTGCCGTTGTCTGTAAAAACTTTCCCAACGGGCAGCTGGTATCTCAGTAA
- a CDS encoding protein-L-isoaspartate(D-aspartate) O-methyltransferase — translation MEDFYKKQRNLMVEQQLIPRHIEDPRVLKAMREVPRHQFVPPPFIPYAYEDSPLAIGEGQTISQPYIVALMIQAAQVDENSTVLEIGTGSGYAAAVLGNICKNVYTIERLSHLAQTAQERLQHLNYTNVEVVIGDGTLGLPDKGPFDAIIITASGPKVPQSLRQQLKMGGRLIMPVGDTLGQELIRVRALPDQTFSTERLEYVRFVPLIGKEGWKERGPL, via the coding sequence ATGGAAGATTTTTATAAAAAACAACGAAATTTGATGGTGGAACAGCAATTAATTCCTCGCCATATTGAGGATCCGCGCGTTTTAAAAGCGATGCGTGAAGTTCCACGTCATCAATTTGTCCCTCCGCCCTTCATCCCATATGCTTACGAAGATAGCCCCTTAGCAATTGGAGAAGGGCAGACGATTAGCCAACCTTACATTGTAGCTCTGATGATTCAAGCAGCTCAAGTCGATGAAAATTCAACTGTCTTAGAAATAGGAACCGGTTCTGGGTATGCAGCTGCCGTACTAGGCAACATTTGCAAAAATGTTTACACAATTGAAAGGCTTTCTCATTTAGCACAAACAGCCCAAGAGCGCTTGCAACATTTAAATTACACCAATGTCGAGGTAGTGATTGGAGATGGCACGCTTGGATTGCCCGATAAAGGCCCCTTTGATGCCATTATTATCACCGCTAGTGGACCTAAAGTCCCTCAATCGCTACGCCAGCAGCTTAAAATGGGAGGGCGTTTAATTATGCCGGTTGGAGACACTCTAGGCCAAGAGCTTATTCGAGTGCGCGCCCTCCCCGATCAAACATTTTCCACAGAGCGCCTTGAATACGTGCGTTTTGTTCCCCTCATTGGGAAAGAGGGATGGAAAGAAAGGGGACCGCTCTAA
- a CDS encoding glycosyltransferase has protein sequence MMNRIDVLMPESSQYQVLHHFSEKLYEALCRAGLNCRLLKGEEIENTLLRDPPDLTICFNGAPLDAEGNFLCDLIQKPHLSYLVDVPYHYYGLLQSPHISIACVDEFFCELLESLHFSNHLFLPHAVEREVLEQTEQSKTFEIVMLASYIDCKSRMQQWKKNYPAYLAKAMQFAVHQTFADSSTSFIEAFNWELNQQIKQIQRFDLRAIPYFTIFREIELCVKGKGRIDLIKALKDLPVHLFCSTEDQAYWKKALGKEARTTFHPPIDYAASYDVMKTSKIVLNSSPHLKRGGQERILGGLACDALVITAENAYLNKFFNNYEDLLLYQSSKIDQLPEQVAHFLENEEHRRAVAQKGKQKVLQNHTWDQRVKSLLEQIN, from the coding sequence ATGATGAATCGCATTGATGTTTTGATGCCTGAAAGCAGCCAATATCAAGTTTTACACCATTTTTCAGAAAAGCTTTACGAGGCTTTGTGTCGCGCAGGCTTGAATTGCCGGCTGTTAAAGGGAGAAGAAATAGAAAACACTCTGCTCCGCGATCCTCCTGACCTTACCATATGTTTTAATGGAGCGCCGCTTGATGCTGAAGGAAATTTTTTGTGCGACCTCATTCAAAAGCCCCATCTTTCTTACTTAGTGGATGTACCCTATCACTATTATGGCTTACTTCAAAGTCCCCATATAAGCATCGCTTGTGTGGATGAGTTTTTTTGTGAGCTTTTGGAGTCGCTCCATTTTTCCAACCACCTATTCTTACCTCACGCCGTTGAAAGAGAAGTTTTGGAGCAAACTGAACAGAGTAAAACGTTTGAAATTGTCATGCTAGCCTCTTACATTGATTGTAAAAGTCGCATGCAACAGTGGAAGAAAAACTACCCCGCCTATCTTGCCAAAGCCATGCAATTTGCTGTGCATCAGACCTTTGCAGACTCCTCTACTTCCTTTATCGAAGCCTTTAATTGGGAACTTAATCAACAAATTAAACAAATCCAACGGTTCGATCTGCGAGCAATCCCCTACTTCACTATTTTCCGTGAAATTGAGCTGTGCGTGAAAGGAAAAGGGCGTATCGATCTTATCAAAGCCTTAAAGGATCTACCTGTGCATTTATTTTGCTCGACAGAAGACCAAGCTTATTGGAAAAAAGCTCTAGGGAAAGAAGCCCGCACGACCTTTCACCCGCCAATTGACTATGCCGCTTCATATGACGTCATGAAAACAAGTAAAATTGTGTTAAATAGTAGCCCCCATCTTAAAAGAGGCGGGCAAGAACGGATTTTGGGGGGATTAGCCTGCGATGCCCTAGTCATAACTGCTGAAAATGCTTACTTAAATAAGTTTTTCAATAATTATGAGGATCTTCTTCTTTATCAATCGTCCAAAATCGATCAATTGCCAGAACAGGTCGCTCACTTCCTTGAAAATGAAGAACATCGGCGAGCTGTGGCGCAAAAAGGCAAGCAAAAAGTTTTACAAAACCATACTTGGGATCAACGAGTAAAAAGTTTGCTCGAACAAATTAATTGA
- a CDS encoding glycosyltransferase, with protein sequence MINRIDIFVPSRSQYGVLNQFTREFAEALSRQGVICRILEAQKGNPEPFLDQIFQNPPDCTLSFNGLLPDEEGRFFCDLIQIPHVAYLVDAPTHFFPLANSPLTLTTCVDNLGSQFFNELDCEYTFFLPHGVDKKLKNLDSRRPHEVVMFSSCIDYEKIRESWDHRFSKPLVNALHETVEMALYQDGISYLHAFVQAVDRQAKQGNPIPSQEINFIELLDTLERYIRGKDRTELVRGIQDAQVEVFGAPDGSKSWSDYFKDKPNVRCHPPVPYPQALEIMQQAKIVLSSCAWIKSGLHERILAGTQLGALVVCQENPYLLAQFKRNSLLYYRHGEWESVNEKIGYFLNHEAERQARVQQGQHIIQTGHTWDHRATQLLHHLNRYFSSE encoded by the coding sequence ATGATCAATCGTATCGATATCTTTGTCCCTTCCCGCAGCCAATACGGTGTCTTGAATCAGTTTACGAGAGAATTTGCCGAGGCCCTTTCTCGCCAAGGAGTTATTTGTCGTATCCTCGAAGCGCAGAAAGGAAATCCCGAGCCCTTTCTCGATCAAATTTTTCAAAATCCGCCAGACTGCACCCTTTCTTTTAACGGCCTTTTGCCAGACGAGGAAGGGCGCTTTTTTTGCGACCTGATTCAAATTCCTCATGTCGCTTATCTGGTGGACGCCCCTACTCACTTCTTTCCTTTAGCTAATAGCCCCTTAACCCTTACCACTTGCGTCGACAATTTAGGAAGCCAATTTTTTAATGAACTTGACTGTGAATATACCTTTTTTCTTCCTCATGGAGTAGACAAAAAGCTTAAAAACCTAGATTCAAGGCGCCCACACGAAGTGGTGATGTTCTCTTCCTGCATCGATTATGAAAAAATCCGCGAAAGCTGGGATCACCGTTTTTCTAAACCCTTAGTCAACGCCCTCCATGAAACCGTGGAAATGGCTTTATATCAGGATGGTATTTCTTATCTCCATGCTTTTGTGCAAGCAGTCGATAGGCAGGCTAAACAAGGAAATCCTATCCCCTCACAAGAAATCAACTTCATAGAGCTATTGGACACTCTAGAACGTTACATCCGAGGCAAAGATCGAACGGAACTAGTGCGCGGCATTCAAGATGCCCAAGTCGAGGTTTTTGGAGCTCCTGATGGATCTAAAAGTTGGAGCGACTACTTTAAAGATAAGCCAAATGTACGATGCCATCCCCCCGTGCCTTATCCACAAGCTCTGGAAATCATGCAACAGGCAAAAATTGTGTTAAGTAGCTGTGCCTGGATTAAGAGTGGCCTGCATGAACGCATTTTAGCAGGTACCCAATTGGGAGCCCTGGTGGTATGCCAAGAAAATCCCTACCTTTTAGCGCAATTTAAACGCAATAGCCTTCTCTACTATCGCCATGGAGAATGGGAATCCGTTAACGAAAAAATCGGTTATTTTCTCAACCATGAAGCTGAAAGGCAAGCAAGAGTTCAACAAGGGCAACATATCATTCAAACTGGCCACACATGGGATCATCGCGCCACTCAATTATTACACCACCTCAATCGTTATTTTTCCTCTGAATAA